DNA sequence from the Streptomyces cinnabarinus genome:
CCCCGCCGTACCCGTCCACCATCGTGCTGCCCGACCCGCGCTCGGTGCGCGGCCGGCTGCTGCTCGCCGTCGGCCGCACCAAGGACGGCATCAACGAACTGGAGGAGGCCGAGAAGGCGGCCACCGCCCGCGGTCACCACAACCCCATCATGGTCCCCTGGGCCGTCGACCTCGCCCGTGCGCTCGCCACCGAGGATCCGGCGCGGGCCGCCCAACTGGCCACCGACGTCCGCCGGCGCGCCGAACGCTTCGGCACCGACACGGCCATCGGCGAGGCCCTGCGCTGCGCCGCCGCCCTGGAGACCGGCCAGCGCGCGGTGCGGCTCGCCGCGCAGGCGGTCACCTTCCTGGACGCCTCGCCCTGCCAGTACGAACACGCGGCGGCCCGGATCGAGTACGGCATCGCCGCCCGCTCCACCGCCGAACTCGGCCGGGGTCTGACCCTGGCCCGGCAGTGCGGTGCCGACGGCCTGGTGGCGCGGGCGGAGGAGGCGCTGGCCACGGCGGGGGCGGGACGGGAGTGATGGGGGCGGGGGTTCAGCCCTCTTCCTCCGCCAGCACCCGCTGCGCCGTCGCGAAGGCCGAGTTCGCCGCGGGCACCCCGCAGTACACGGCCGTCTGCAACAGCACCGCGCCGATCTCCTCGGGGGTGAGCCCGTTGCGCCGGGCCGCCCGCACATGCATCGCCAGCTCGTCGTAGTGGCCGTGGGCCACCAGCGCGGTCAGGGTGATCATGCTGCGCTCGCGGCGGCTGAGCGTGGGGTCGGTCCAGATCTCGCCCCAGGCATAGCGGGAGATGAAGTCCTGGAAGCGTGCCGTGAAGGGCGTCTGGCGGGCCTGGGCGCGGTCCACATGCGCGTCGCCGAGCACCTCCCGGCGCACCTCCATCCCGCGCGGGGCGGCACCGCCGAAGTGGGCGCGCAGGGCCGTCAGCACCGCCTCCGGGCACTGCGCGGGCGCCAGATGGGAGGCGCCGGGGAGCTCCAGGAGCGCGGCGTTCGGCACCGCGTCCGCGATCTCCCGCAGATGGACCGGCGGGGTCGCCGGATCCTCCCGCCCCGCGATCAGCAGCGTCGGCGCGGAGATCTCGGTCAGCCGGTCGCGCAGATCGAACGCGGCCAGCGCGTCACAGCACGCCGCGTACGCCCCCGGGTCGGCCTCCCGATGGTCCTGGACGAGCCGCGGCACGGTGAACCCGGCCGTGAACCAACGGGAGTTCGCCCCCTCGGCCAGCCCGGCAAGCCCCTCGGCACGCACCAGCGCCGCCCGCTCCTCCCACGGCTTCGCCCCGTTGAAGTGGGCCGAGGAACAGATCACGGCGAGCGAGGCGACCCGGTCCGGGTGGTGCACGGCCAGATGCAGTCCCACGGCACCGCCGAGCGACACCCCGGCGTACGCGAACCGGTCCACGCCGAGCGAGTCGGCGAGCCGCAGCACCAGACCGGCCAGGTCCCCGACGCTCGCCCCGGGCCCGATCAGGTCCGCGGCCGAGCCGCCGTGCCCGGGCAGATCCCAGCGGACCACCCGGTGCCCGATGGAGAGCTCGGGCGCGACCGCGTCCCACAGGGCGTACGACGTGCCCAGCGACGGACCGAGCAGCAGCGGGGG
Encoded proteins:
- the pcaD gene encoding 3-oxoadipate enol-lactonase, which produces MTGLLLNHRVEGPASAPPLLLGPSLGTSYALWDAVAPELSIGHRVVRWDLPGHGGSAADLIGPGASVGDLAGLVLRLADSLGVDRFAYAGVSLGGAVGLHLAVHHPDRVASLAVICSSAHFNGAKPWEERAALVRAEGLAGLAEGANSRWFTAGFTVPRLVQDHREADPGAYAACCDALAAFDLRDRLTEISAPTLLIAGREDPATPPVHLREIADAVPNAALLELPGASHLAPAQCPEAVLTALRAHFGGAAPRGMEVRREVLGDAHVDRAQARQTPFTARFQDFISRYAWGEIWTDPTLSRRERSMITLTALVAHGHYDELAMHVRAARRNGLTPEEIGAVLLQTAVYCGVPAANSAFATAQRVLAEEEG